A window of Variovorax sp. HW608 genomic DNA:
GCCAGATGAGCTACTGGGGCGCGCAGGTGATCGTCAACCTGTTCTCCGCGATCCCGTTCATCGGTCCGGATCTCGCGATCCTGATCCGCGGCGACTACGTGGTGAGCGATGCGACCCTCAACCGCTTCTTCAGCTTCCACGTCATCGCGGTGCCGCTGGTGCTGCTGGGTCTCGTGGTCGCGCATCTGATCGCGCTGCACGAAGTGGGCTCGAACAACCCCGACGGCATCGAGATCAAGGCCAACCGCGGCCCCGACGGCCATCCGGTGGACGGCATCCCTTCGCACCCTTACTACACGGTGCACGACATCCTCGGCACGGTGGTGTTCCTCACGATCTTCTCGGCGGTGATCTTCTTCGCGCCCGAGGCCGGCGGCTACTTCCTCGAGTACAACAACTTCATTCCCGCCGACTCGCTGAAGACGCCGAATCACATCGCGCCGGTGTGGTACTTCACGCCGTTCTATTCGATGCTTCGGGCGATCACGAGCGAAATGGTGTACGTGCTCATCGCCTGCGTGGTGGCCGGGGCGGGCTTCGGTGTCTGGAAGGCGCGCATCCCTTCGATCTTCAAGGGCGCCATCGCCGTGGTTGCCGTGGCCGTGATCGCCACGATGCTCAACACCGATGCCAAGTTCTGGGGCGTGATCATCATGGGCGGCGCCGTCATCATCCTGTTCTTCCTGCCGTGGCTGGATCACAGCCCCGTGAAGTCGATCCGCTACCGTCCGGGCTGGCACAAGTACCTGTACGGCGTCTTCGTGATCAACTTCGTGGTGCTCGCCTACCTCGGCGTGCAGCCGCCGTCGCCCGTCGGCGAGCGCGTGTCGCAGGTCGGGACGCTGTTCTACTTCGGCTTCTTCCTGCTGATGCCATGGTGGAGCCGTCTGGGCGAATTCAAGCCGGTCCCTGAGCGCGTGACCTTCGCAGCCCACTGACCGGAGAAAACAAGAATGAAGAAACTGATCCTCACGCTGATCGCGGCGCTTGGTTTCGTGGCCGGCGCCCATGCCGCGGAAGGCGGCATCCCCTGGGACAAGGCGCCGAACCGCACGACCGACCTGGCGGCGCTGCAGAACGGTGCGAAGCTTTTCGTCAACTACTGCCTCAACTGCCATTCGGCGGCGTTCATGCGCTACAACCGGCTGCAGGACCTCGGCATCACCGAGCAGCAGATCAAGGACAACCTTCTCTTCACGACCGACAAGGTCGGTGAGACCATGAAGGCCAACATCGATCCGCGCCAGGCGAAGGAGTGGTTCGGTGGCATTCCGCCCGACCTGACGCTGGTCGCCCGGTCTCGCGCCGGCCACGGCGGCAGCGGTGCGGACTACCTCTACACCTACCTGCGCACCTTCTACCGCGACGACACGAAGGCCACGGGCTGGAACAACCTGGCCTTCCCGAGCGTCGCGATGCCGCACGTGCTGTGGGAACTGCAGGGCGAGCGCCGGCCCATTTTCGACAAGGTCGAGTCGCACGACCACGAAGTCGAGGTGTTCAAGGGCTGGGAGCAGATCACGCCCGGAACCATGACGCCGGTCCAGTACGACCAGGCCGTGGGCGACCTCGTCAGCTACATGCAATGGATGGCCGAGCCGGCGCAGAACACGCGCGTCCGCGTGGGCGTCTGGGTGCTGCTGTTCCTTGTCATGGCAGTGGTTTTTGTTTGGCGCTTGAATGCCGCGTACTGGAAAGACGTCAAGTAACGCCATGCCGATCGGGTGCCCCGTGCGCCTGGTCCCGCAGAGTGGGTTGCGTACGCGACCCACTCTTTTTGATTTTTAGGAGCCTTTCGCCATGATGGTCTTGTATTCGGGAACGACCTGCCCTTTTTCTCATCGCTGCCGTTTCGTGTTGTTCGAGAAGGGCATGGATTTCGAGATTCGCGACGTCGATCTCTACAACAAGCCGGAAGACATCAGCGTGATGAATCCGTACGGACAGGTGCCGATCCTCGTCGAGCGCGACCTGATCCTGTACGAGTCGAACATCATCAACGAGTACATCGACGAGCGCTTCCCGCACCCGCAACTGATGCCGGGCGATCCGGTCGACCGCGCGCGCGTGCGCCTGTTCCTGCTCAACTTCGAGAAGGAGCTCTTCGTGCACGTCTCCACGCTCGAGAACCGCAGCTCCAAGGGCAATGAAAAGGCCCTCGAAAAGGCCCGTTCGCACATCCGCGACCGCCTGACGCAGCTCGCGCCCGTGTTCCTCAAGAACAAGTACATGCTGGGCGACAATTTCTCGATGCTCGACGTCGCGATCGCCCCCTTGCTCTGGCGCCTGGATTACTACGGCATCGACCTCAGCAAGAACGCGGCGCCGCTTTTGAAGTACGCTGAGCGAATCTTTTCCCGTCCGGCCTACATCGAAGCACTGACCCCGTCCGAAAAGGTCATGCGGAAGTGAAACGCTGGCGCAGCCGGTCATGATCAACGCGCTCGAATCGTCCTCGACCCGCCCGTATCTCATTCGGGCGCTCTATGAATGGTGCACCGACAACGGCTTCACGCCGTATGTCGCGGTGCAGGTCGACGACTCGGTCCAGGTCCCGCGCGAGTACGTCAAGAACGGCGAGATCGTGCTGAACATCAGCTTCGATGCGACGAGTTCGCTGAACCTCGGCAACGAGTTCATCGAATTCAAGGCGCGTTTCGCGGGCACGGCCCGGGAGATCATCGTGCCGGTCAGCCGCGTGATCGCGATCTATGCGCGCGAGAACGGGCAGGGGATGGCGTTTCCCGCGCCGGTGCCGGTCCAGCCGCCCGAAGGCGCTCCGGCAGCCGCGGCGCCGGTGCCTGCGCCCCTGGCCGCCCCGCCGCGTGCGCCGCTGCGCGACGCCACGCGGGGCGCGGAAGGCGATCCCGGACGCGTCGTCCACCTCGTCACCGGCGAGGGGCCCGAGGAAACCGTGGAGGCCGGCCCTCTGCCAACCCATCCGGAAGATCCGCCCAGGCCGCCCGCGGGAGGGGGGTCCCGCCCCTCGCTGAAGCGCATCAAGTGAGATTTCCGCGAACCTCGGCTCGCTAGAATCCCATACTTCGCCGCTTTAGCTCAGTTGGTAGAGCAACCGCCTTGTAAGCGGTAGGTCGTCAGTTCGATTCCGACAAGCGGCACCAATCCAGGCCCCGGGCAGCTCTGCTGTCCGGGGCTTTCCCATTGCCGGGTTGCCGAGCGCCGTCAGCTTCGCGCCTGGACCTTGATGCGCAGCGTCGCGACATGCCACCCCCGGGCCTTGAGGCGCGACTGGAATGCCGGAGCCAACTGACGCAGCTTGGCGGCGGCCGCGTTGCCGGTGACGAGCATGCACCAGACGTCGTCTTCCGCGGGGCCCGCCTTGACGCTGGGACGCAGCTCCGGGGGGATCAGATCCTGGATGGCCGCGAGTCTTTCAGACGCGTCGCGCGCCCGCGCCGTGAGGCTCGCGAGGGTCGGCGACCCCTCGGTGGCCTGGAACACGGTGACGGCGTTGAAGCGGCTCTTCATGGGGGTGGTCTGCAATCAGGGGATCAAACAAGAGGGCTAAAATGCGCGGTTTGCCGGCAATCGCGCGGGCCGATTGGCTTGCAGCTTGTATTGTGGCAAAGCGCGCCCAAGTTCCTTCTCGTCTACCTTAGGGATTTCGGTCGAGGCATCCGCATGCAGCGAGTGTGCTTCGATCTCCATTCATGGCCACCAACTTCCTGACTCAAATTTTCGGCAGTCGCAACGATCGCCTTCTGAAGCAGTATCGCAAGACGGTCGAACGCATCAACTCGCTGGAGCCGTCGTTCGAGAAGCTGGACGAAGCCGCGCTCCGCGCCAAGACCCAGGAGTACAAGGACCGCGTCGCCAAGGGCGAATCGCTCGATTCGCTGCTGCCGGAGGCTTTTGCCGCGGTGCGCGAGGCATCGAAGCGGGTCATGAAGATGCGCCACTTCGACGTCCAGTTGCTGGGCGGCATGGCGCTGCACTACGGCAAGATTTCCGAAATGCGCACCGGCGAGGGCAAGACGCTGACCGCGACGCTGCCGGTCTATCTCAACGCGCTCACCGGCAAGGGCGTGCATGTGGTGACGGTCAACGACTACCTCGCCAGCCGCGACGCCACCTGGATGGGGCGCCTCTACAACTATCTCGGCCTGTCGGTCGGCATCAACCTGCCGCAGATGCCGCGCGAGGAAAAGCAGCAGGCCTACGGCAGCGACATCACCTACGGCACGAACAACGAATACGGCTTCGACTACCTGCGCGACAACATGGTGTACGAGCCCGGCGACCGGGTCCAGCGCGGGCTGAACTACGCCATCGTCGACGAGGTGGACTCGATCCTGATCGACGAGGCGCGCACCCCGCTGATCATCAGCGGACAGGCCGAGGACCACACCGACCTCTATCTGGCGATCAACAAGGTCGTGCCGCTGCTCGTGCGCCAGGAGGGCGAAGCCGATCCGCGCACCGGCGAGGGCGTCACCAAGCCCGGCGACTTCACGGTCGACGAGAAGACCCACCAGGTGTTCCTGACCGAGGACGGCCATGAAAAGGCCGAACAGGTCCTGACCGAATTCAAGCTGTTGCCCGAAGGCGCGTCGCTCTACGACCCGGCCAACATCACGCTGATGCACCACCTGAACGCAGCGCTGCGGGCGAAGCACCTCTACCACCGCGACCAGCACTACGTGGTCCAGCAGGGCGAGGTGATCATCGTGGACGAGTTCACCGGCCGCCTGATGACCGGCCGGCGCTGGAGCGACGGCCTGCATCAGGCCGTCGAGGCCAAGGAAGGCGTCGAGATCCAGTCCGAGAACCAGACCCTCGCCTCGATCACCTTCCAGAACTATTTCCGGCTCTACACCGGCCTTGCGGGCAT
This region includes:
- a CDS encoding cytochrome b is translated as MADFKEISPNAPAGEKLLNWVDNRFPLTKLWEDQWGKYYAPKNFNIWYIFGSLAMLVLVIQIVTGIFLVMHYKPDAALAFASVEYIMRDVPWGWLIRYMHSTGASAFFIVVYLHMFRGLMYGSYRKPRELVWIFGCAIFLCLMAEAFMGYLLPWGQMSYWGAQVIVNLFSAIPFIGPDLAILIRGDYVVSDATLNRFFSFHVIAVPLVLLGLVVAHLIALHEVGSNNPDGIEIKANRGPDGHPVDGIPSHPYYTVHDILGTVVFLTIFSAVIFFAPEAGGYFLEYNNFIPADSLKTPNHIAPVWYFTPFYSMLRAITSEMVYVLIACVVAGAGFGVWKARIPSIFKGAIAVVAVAVIATMLNTDAKFWGVIIMGGAVIILFFLPWLDHSPVKSIRYRPGWHKYLYGVFVINFVVLAYLGVQPPSPVGERVSQVGTLFYFGFFLLMPWWSRLGEFKPVPERVTFAAH
- a CDS encoding cytochrome c1, translated to MKKLILTLIAALGFVAGAHAAEGGIPWDKAPNRTTDLAALQNGAKLFVNYCLNCHSAAFMRYNRLQDLGITEQQIKDNLLFTTDKVGETMKANIDPRQAKEWFGGIPPDLTLVARSRAGHGGSGADYLYTYLRTFYRDDTKATGWNNLAFPSVAMPHVLWELQGERRPIFDKVESHDHEVEVFKGWEQITPGTMTPVQYDQAVGDLVSYMQWMAEPAQNTRVRVGVWVLLFLVMAVVFVWRLNAAYWKDVK
- a CDS encoding glutathione S-transferase N-terminal domain-containing protein translates to MMVLYSGTTCPFSHRCRFVLFEKGMDFEIRDVDLYNKPEDISVMNPYGQVPILVERDLILYESNIINEYIDERFPHPQLMPGDPVDRARVRLFLLNFEKELFVHVSTLENRSSKGNEKALEKARSHIRDRLTQLAPVFLKNKYMLGDNFSMLDVAIAPLLWRLDYYGIDLSKNAAPLLKYAERIFSRPAYIEALTPSEKVMRK
- a CDS encoding ClpXP protease specificity-enhancing factor is translated as MINALESSSTRPYLIRALYEWCTDNGFTPYVAVQVDDSVQVPREYVKNGEIVLNISFDATSSLNLGNEFIEFKARFAGTAREIIVPVSRVIAIYARENGQGMAFPAPVPVQPPEGAPAAAAPVPAPLAAPPRAPLRDATRGAEGDPGRVVHLVTGEGPEETVEAGPLPTHPEDPPRPPAGGGSRPSLKRIK